GTAGATGCAGAAATATTGATTGATTTTGCAATATCGTGTATCGTTATATTATGTTTTTTTTTCAAAGTATTTATGATTTTTTTTTGAAGTCTTTAATAAGCTGATAATTGGAGCTGTAACAAAAAAAAGACAAGTATTTATATTAACAAAGATAGCATATCTAATAGAGATTTTAAGAGGCTGTTTATCTGTTTTTTTATAATTCATATATCTAAAGAATTCTTCGAGACTCTGCCTTAAACCCGTATGACTGTTATCGATTTCAGTATTTTGAATATTAATTCCCAAAAAACAGATTGAGATTCAGTGATTAGATGATTTATAATATGCTATTAAATACGTAACCCGAAATAATGATACAAAGTGTCACGACTCCAAAAAAAATGGCAATAAGTTTTAAGGTCATTACTTTTTTAAGCAACATAGCTTCTGGTAAAGATAAGCCAACAACTCCCATCATAAAGGCAATTGCAGTACCTAATGGAATACCTTTGCTTACTAATACCTGAACGACAGGTAAAACACCTGAAGCATTCATATACATTGGAACTGCCGTGATAGTTGCTAATGGAACAGCAAAATGATTGTCTTTGGCCATATATTTTTCAAAAAAACCTTCTGGAATGTAACCATGCATTAAACCACCAATAGCAATACCAACCAAAACATAAGGAATGATGCCTTTAAGAATTTTAAGCATTTCATTCCATATTATAGGTAAACGATTTAAAAAAGAAGTTTTTTCAGCTTTAAAAACAGCTTCTTCTTGTTGCGCATTTACTAATACTTCTTTTGCCCAAGGTGTTAAAAAATGTTCTAAGTTTAATTTTTGAAGAATGATGCCAGAGATGGTTCCTAGCAAAACGCCGCTAATGACATAAATGATTGTTGTTTTTAAACCGAATAAAGCTATAAACAAACCAATAGCAACTTCATTTACTAAAGGAGATGTAATTAAAAAAGCAAATGTTACACCTAAAGGAATACCACCTTTTACAAACCCAATGAATAATGGAACAGATGAACAGGAACAAAATGGTGTAACAACTCCAAAAAGACTTGACATAAGGTATTCTAAACCATACAATTTATTTCTTGATAAGTAGTTTTTAACTTTATCTATCGGGAAGTAACTGTTTACTATGCCCATTAAAAAGATAACTACAAAAAGAAGTATTAAAATCTTTGTTGTATCGTAAATAAAAAAGTTTAAAGCTTCAGACAAATGCTCTCCTTTTTTCATTTTCAATACTTCAAAGACCAACCAATCTGCTATATGTAGAATCCAGTCGAACATAAAGAAATGATTAGCAGCAGTTATCTTGAGAACAGGAACTTTTGGATGTACTGTTGTTTTCTGGTTTTAATAAAGATAAAACTTCATCTTTAGAGGGAACTCTACCCTTAATTGTGATTTCATTATCTATTACCAAAGCAGGAGTAGTCATTATGTTAAACGTCATTATTTCCATAATGTCTTCTACTTTCTCGATAGTTGCATCAATATTGTTTTCTGAAACGATCTCTTGAACCAGCCTTGTCATTGATTTACATTTTGGGCATCCTGTTCCTAATACTTTAATTACTTTAGTCATCATTATTAATTTGTTTATCGTAAATAAACGATATTGTAATCAAAAAATATCAATCAAAAAATTGTTGAAATAGTGTTTTCGCTATTTTCCAGTTTTCCTGATCGATACAATATTTTATTTTGGGCGGGTTTAATTCCCCTTGAATTAAACCTGCATTTTTTAATTCTTTTAGATGTTGAGAAATTGTTGATTGTGCTAATGGAAATACATGAACCAAATCTCCTGTATAACAACAAGATTGCTTATCTAGATGTTTGAGTATAGCAATACGTGTAGGGTGAGATAAAGCTTTTGCAAAAATTGCCAATGCTTCTGTACCTTCTTTGTAATCAATTTGTTCTAAGCTTCTCTTCACTTTTATATTTTATATCGTAAATATACGATTAGTGTTTTTAATTGTACAATTTTTTATTTTAATTTTTTTCAGGCATTGGTAAGTAGGCTAGAAATAGTATAAATTATTCACTTTGTTATTACATGTTATTCTTTTAATATCAACTTTTCTATTTTACTATTATCGGTTCTATTTTGGACGTGTTTCGAGCTTTCTAGTAAAACAGTATTTTTTAAGGAAGGAAAAATTTTGTTTGTGCGTTTAATCATTTTGATTCCTGGAAACATGATATCCTTTTTTGCAGCAACTATGGTTATTGGAGTCTTAATTAATTTTGCCTCCTCTTTCTTTATTATTGGAACTGGAGTAAAATCCATTTTAAAATGCAAAAACACTTTAGATAAGTATTTAAGAGCAAATGCATCTTTTTCCGTAAAAAGTACTTTCAAGAACTTTTCAAGATATTTATTGTTTTGTGTTTTTATATACAGCTTCATAGGAATAAATATCTTAAATAGTGCAACAAGGGGATTTCCATTTACAATAAATGCAGGAGCTGATAAAAACACTTCTTTGATATTGTTTTCATTCTGAATCAAAGTTTTGAGAATTATTAATCCACCGAATGAGAAACCAGCCATAGTTACTTTTTTTAATTTTAACTGATCTATGAGATCGTTTATCCATAAACCATAACTATTATCTTTCATGCTTAATCTAGTTTCGGAACTTTTATTTGGTTGTGCTAGCACATCAATAGCATATACTTGAAATTTTTTGGAAAGGGTAGGGTAAGTTTCTAAAGCAATCGGAGCGCACCCATTTGACCCGTGAATTAATATTAATGGTGGTTTTGTTGAATCTCCTACTATAATAATGTTGGTTTTTCCAAAATGAGTATCAATGAGTTTGAGTTCATATTTTATTTTTAATTCATTTAATTTTTGATTATAAAGATTTAGTATTTCTTTTTTTCCAAATTCTGATTTGTATAATGATTTCATTTTGTAATTTTAGGACAAATTTACTAATAATATATATTTAGGACAAGTTTACTAATGGGTAAGAAAAAGAAATTGATTTTAGATGCAGCCAGAACTTTGTTTAATGAAAAAGGCTATAACCAAGTTACTATAAGAATGATTGCTTTAAAGCTGAATATGAGTTCGGGAAATCTAAATTATCATTATAAAAAGCGTGAGGACATTTTTGAAAATTTATATTTTGAGATGGTTTCAGAATTTGATGAAAGAATAAAAAACTTAACTACTATTGAA
The Flavivirga spongiicola genome window above contains:
- a CDS encoding alpha/beta fold hydrolase, with product MKSLYKSEFGKKEILNLYNQKLNELKIKYELKLIDTHFGKTNIIIVGDSTKPPLILIHGSNGCAPIALETYPTLSKKFQVYAIDVLAQPNKSSETRLSMKDNSYGLWINDLIDQLKLKKVTMAGFSFGGLIILKTLIQNENNIKEVFLSAPAFIVNGNPLVALFKIFIPMKLYIKTQNNKYLEKFLKVLFTEKDAFALKYLSKVFLHFKMDFTPVPIIKKEEAKLIKTPITIVAAKKDIMFPGIKMIKRTNKIFPSLKNTVLLESSKHVQNRTDNSKIEKLILKE
- a CDS encoding permease, whose translation is MFDWILHIADWLVFEVLKMKKGEHLSEALNFFIYDTTKILILLFVVIFLMGIVNSYFPIDKVKNYLSRNKLYGLEYLMSSLFGVVTPFCSCSSVPLFIGFVKGGIPLGVTFAFLITSPLVNEVAIGLFIALFGLKTTIIYVISGVLLGTISGIILQKLNLEHFLTPWAKEVLVNAQQEEAVFKAEKTSFLNRLPIIWNEMLKILKGIIPYVLVGIAIGGLMHGYIPEGFFEKYMAKDNHFAVPLATITAVPMYMNASGVLPVVQVLVSKGIPLGTAIAFMMGVVGLSLPEAMLLKKVMTLKLIAIFFGVVTLCIIISGYVFNSIL
- a CDS encoding ArsR/SmtB family transcription factor, with the translated sequence MKRSLEQIDYKEGTEALAIFAKALSHPTRIAILKHLDKQSCCYTGDLVHVFPLAQSTISQHLKELKNAGLIQGELNPPKIKYCIDQENWKIAKTLFQQFFD
- a CDS encoding thioredoxin family protein: MMTKVIKVLGTGCPKCKSMTRLVQEIVSENNIDATIEKVEDIMEIMTFNIMTTPALVIDNEITIKGRVPSKDEVLSLLKPENNSTSKSSCSQDNCC